A section of the Candidatus Krumholzibacteriia bacterium genome encodes:
- a CDS encoding tetratricopeptide repeat protein — translation MILLAILLFSVVGCAYFNTFANARQAFRKAEEAALDRNGNLSSAARRDYDQCVRKCQKLLDEYPESKWADDALFLMSRAFFNKKEYGRCLRRLNELRERFPEHPFQEEGLFMRGVCYLERDDESRAITELERLEEEFPKSDFLAEGIYRIAEAEFRLNNWEAAIEAYGRLLSRFKKSEWNDLSRMQRAKSWQKLGQTKEVLLETEALDEVGVDRGIVFEGQVLRVETLLEIGSLQEADSLLRDLEKVAENFQSRGPVLLLQSRVLEGEEDLEGAVTILENVITEFPRSLSSSEAWYRIGLIRQIREGRLEEAAEAFGKSMAETSGSIFGGLAASRKVALEEFIKARETMSDAEGDSSAAEARFRLAENQFLRLEDSESALQEYESLLRDFPDSPWAEKAAFARCYLYRYVFADTSAALEASEELLENYPDCEAVDWVKNWKQELSP, via the coding sequence CAATACCTTCGCCAATGCCCGCCAGGCCTTTCGCAAGGCAGAGGAAGCAGCACTCGATAGAAACGGAAACCTCAGCAGTGCGGCTCGTCGCGACTACGACCAGTGTGTCAGGAAATGCCAGAAGCTTCTCGACGAATATCCCGAGAGCAAGTGGGCCGATGATGCCCTCTTTCTCATGTCCCGCGCCTTCTTCAATAAAAAGGAATACGGTCGTTGTCTTCGGCGTCTGAATGAACTCCGGGAGAGATTTCCGGAGCATCCCTTTCAAGAGGAAGGGCTCTTCATGCGAGGTGTCTGCTATCTCGAGCGGGATGATGAGAGCCGGGCCATCACAGAACTGGAACGACTTGAGGAGGAGTTTCCCAAAAGTGACTTCCTTGCCGAAGGGATTTACCGCATTGCAGAGGCCGAGTTTCGTCTGAACAACTGGGAAGCTGCGATCGAAGCCTACGGCCGCCTTCTCTCCCGTTTCAAGAAAAGTGAATGGAACGACTTGTCCCGCATGCAGCGGGCGAAGTCCTGGCAGAAGCTCGGCCAAACGAAAGAAGTTCTTCTTGAGACCGAGGCTCTGGACGAAGTGGGAGTGGACCGGGGCATTGTCTTTGAGGGACAGGTTCTGCGCGTGGAGACGCTTCTTGAAATTGGCAGTTTGCAGGAAGCCGATTCCCTTCTTCGGGACCTGGAAAAGGTGGCGGAGAATTTCCAGTCCAGGGGTCCGGTTCTTCTCTTGCAATCCCGTGTACTTGAAGGGGAGGAAGACCTCGAGGGCGCGGTCACCATTCTCGAGAATGTCATCACCGAGTTTCCCCGCAGTCTTTCTTCCTCGGAAGCCTGGTATCGCATTGGACTGATTCGTCAGATTCGCGAAGGTCGACTGGAAGAGGCGGCAGAGGCTTTCGGGAAGTCCATGGCGGAAACATCGGGCAGCATTTTCGGGGGGCTGGCGGCCAGCCGAAAGGTGGCACTTGAGGAATTCATAAAGGCCCGGGAAACCATGAGCGATGCCGAGGGCGACTCTTCCGCTGCGGAGGCCCGCTTTCGTCTGGCCGAGAACCAGTTTCTGCGTCTTGAGGATTCGGAGAGCGCGCTTCAGGAATACGAAAGCCTTCTTCGCGATTTCCCCGACAGCCCCTGGGCGGAGAAAGCCGCCTTCGCCCGATGTTACCTGTATCGATATGTCTTTGCAGACACGAGTGCTGCCCTGGAGGCAAGCGAGGAGCTTCTGGAGAACTATCCAGATTGCGAAGCCGTGGACTGGGTGAAAAACTGGAAGCAGGAACTGTCTCCATGA